The Flavobacterium faecale genomic sequence AATGTGTTTGAAATACCAGCTGATTTATTAGGCTCGATAGATCCTTCATATTTTAAGTATTTGGTCACATCATTTGAATCCTGAAAGTTTGCTCCTGCAATTTTATCATCTTGACCATCTGCCATAACAAATGTTGGAAGACCTTGGGTATTCAATCCCGTAAATTGGTAAGAGTACAAAGCATTTCTAGGATGTCCAAGTGTATTTCCTCCAGTACCATTAACTAAACCTAGAACTTCTGGGTTGTTTTGTAGCTTGGTAATTTTTTGATTGTATACAGATAAATTCAAAGTAGTGGACCATTTCAATCTTGTATCACGCAAATTTTTGGTAGTCAAGGACATTTCGATACCTTTAGTTTCCATATTAGCATTATTACCTTGTTTGATTTTTTGACCACCAACACCTGATGTAGTTACAAAATCTACAAGATCAAAAGCTTTTCTGCTATAAACATCAGTTGTAAACTGGATTCTATTATTGAACAAGCCTAAATCCAAACCAATATTAGTTTCGAATTGTTTCTCCCAAGTCAAATCAGAGTTTTGAAGTTGGTCAATATTCAGACCAGTTTCTCTATCAGCAAGATTTAAACGATCTGCAATGAAACTTTTGTAGATAGCCAAAGAGTTGGTAGCAGGTCCTGCAGTTGCAGTTAAACCATAAGATCCACGTAATCCTAAGTTACTAATGCTTTCGATGTTTTTCAAGAATTTTTCTTCTTTAGCATTCCATTTTCCACTGAAGGTATAAGTTGGTAACCATCTTGACGCATTACTATTTCCTTGTCTGTTTGAACCATCATAACGACCTGTAACAGATCCTGTATAACGGCGGTCATACGTATAACCAACTTTTCCGAAAAGTCCAACTGTACGCTCTCTCTCAGTATTAAAGGCATAGTACGATTCTCCCCCATTAATTAACTTTTCTAGAATTCTAGGATCTGTAAAAGCAGTTAATCCTCTATCATATTGTAAACCGTAAGCAGTAAAGTTATTACTGTTTCTATCTACGTAACGTAATTCTGTACCAAACAAAGCATCTACTTCATGTTTGCTAGCGATAACATTTTTGTAGCTAAAACTGTTTCTTACATTGTAAGACGTCAAGTCATTTGTAAAGCTTCTTAAAATTCCGCCATTTGGTAAAACAGAAACTTTAGGCGCTGTTAAATCATCTGGATTTTGGTACAAGAAGATATTAGCATCTCTTACAATAGTAGTTTCTTGTGCATTGTGTGCACCTACGATATTTGATCCTTCTAGAATGTTGTGCTCTCTAGTAGTATTTGCAAAACGTGCGTTTGTTGTAAAATTGTACGTTAAATGCTTATTGATTTTATAACTCAAATCAGCTTGAAAACGAATATCTTTTACTTTGATATCCATATAATTATTTTCAAGTTCATTAAGGATGTTTACAGGAGCCCAGTTGTTTCTGTAATATTCAAGGTTTCCATTGTCATCATAAGGACGCAATGTTCTACTTGTATTTAATACATAGTTGAATGGATTAATATCAAAATCTCTAGTAGTGCTACCAGTTACACCATCTTTCAAGCTATCATAACTACCAGGAGCAGATTGATCTCTCACAGAGGCTTGTGTAGAAAGTGTTAAGCTTAATTTATCATTCAGGAAAAAGGTGTTTTTGATGTTAGTTGTAATTTGACTTACACCATCAGCTATAGTCCATCCTGGATCATTGTAAAATCCTAAAGAGGCAAAGTAAGCGTTGTTTTGTCCACCACCAGAAAAACTTAACGAGTGGTTTTGAGTTATTGATGGTCTAAACAAAGCACCAAACCAATCCGTATTAGCCAATTCATATTTCTTTAAGAAAGCATTTCTACTTGGAGCATCATTTTTAACACCATACTGTCCGCTAGTAGCATCGTAGGTATTGATTTGATTTGAAAGAATATTGTAAACCCCACCGTAACGACCTTGTGCGGTATCAGGTAATTCAAGAAAACCTTTCGCTTTAATTTCTTGCAAGATACTCATCGTCTCTTGAGAATTTAAAATATCGTATTGGCTGTAATTTGGAACCAATCTAGCTGTTTGCTCCAAAGAGTAGGATACAGAAAGCGGTGATTCACGTCTACCTTGCTTTGTAGTTACAACTACAACACCATTCAAAGATCTAGATCCGTAGATAGAAGTTGCAGAAGCATCTTTTAATACCTCAATACTCAAAACGTCATTTGGATTCAAACCTGCGATAGATGAACTTAATAAAGTTGCAGAATTCCCTGAAGCCAAATCTGCAAATGATAAGTTTACAATGTCTTCTTGAACGATTCCGTCAATTACCCATAATGGTTTTGTATCTCCAAAGATAGAAGATGATCCACGGACTGTGATTTTTGGTGCAGTACCAAATGTTCCTGTAACGTTTTGTACGGTAACACCGGCTGCTTTACCTTCGATCATTCTACTAATATCAACAACACCTTCTACTAATAAATCTTTACCTGAAATTTTACTAACCGCTCCAGTAAAGGTTCTTTTTGAAGTTTTTTCATAACCAGTTGTTACTACTACCTCGTCTAACGCTTGACCAGACTCGTTCATAATAATTGTAAGGTTACTAGATTTGGCTGTAACCTCTTGCGTTTCCATACCAATGTATGAAATAACTAGTCTAGAAGTGTTTGACGGCACAGTAATTGTAAAATTTCCATCAATATCTGTAAGTACTGCTGTCTTAGTTCCTTTTATTAATACAGTTGCACCAGGTAAAGGGAATCCTTTTTCATCAAGAACTTTTCCTTTTACGGTAATAGCTACAGCTGTAAAATCGATAAGTGAAGTACTGCTAGCCCACGCATCTGATTTGGAAGCAATTTTATTTTGTAAAACAATTTGGTTGCTTACTTCAGAATATTTAATGTTCAGTGGTTCTAAAATTGAACTTAATATGGACGAAAGCATTTCATCTGTTGCGTTAATAGTAACGACTTGATTCAGTTGACTGATTCTAGAATTATAAGAAAATCGGACATTAGAAGCTTTTTCTAATTTTGCTAGAGCATTGGATAATGTCATATTATTGATACTAAGAGTCACCTTAGTATCTAGTTTCTTCTGTCCCTTGACGCTATTTGCCAGGGTAACAGTTGAGAAGACAACAGCCAAAAGCAATTGAAATAATGTTATTTTCATGATTCGATAGAATAATCGTTGTTGGACAACAAGTTTTTTCATAATTTTGGATTGTTTTTAATTGATACTTTTTATCGGGTATTTTGAAACTACTTTGATCGCTTTTTACAGAAAGCAATCTTCTTAATTAAAGCGTCGATCATGTTACAGCATTTTCGACGTTTTTTTTTACTAATAATCTACTACATAGGCAATTTTAATTAATTACAACCATCGGATGATATGTTGATTTGATTTTGATTCATTTCATAACTAGTGCTGTTTCCTAATGCTCTACAAATAATTTTCAATTTTTCAGGCAAGGGTTGATCGTTTAGTGACGTGGTCAGATGACAATCTTTTAATTTTTCTTTAGGAAATGTAATGTTTACTAAATAAGCTTGTTCTATCGTTTTAAAAATTTGACTTACCGGAGTGTCGGTAAACTCAAAACTCAGTTGTTCAATAGGTTTCAAGACATCATTCAATTGCTTGTCTTTGGTGATGTCTGTTATTTTATTAAAGACTTCCGATTTTTTTGTAAAACGTATAGCCTCGTTTGGTAATAATGTGATCTCTTTATTTTTAACAGAGTTGAGCGGCAATTTGTTCGATTGTACTTTTACTTTTCCTGTTCTCACAAGAACTTGAACATTGGGTTCCTCTTTAAAAGCACTAATTCTAAAACTTGTTCCAACTACCGTAGTTACAATTTCATTAGCATACACCAAAAAAGGTCTTTTTGGATTCTTGCTAATTTCAAAGAAACCTTCACCAGACAAATACACTTTTCTTTTATTCCCTATAAATAGCTTTGGATAGCTTAATTTACTTTTCGGCTGTAAAAGGACTGAACTACCATCTGACAAAGTGATGGTTTGAGCTTCATTGGTGTTGTTGGTTTGTTCAACAATTTCCTCTTGATTATTAATGATAACTCGATTGTGAAGGATGTCGTTACCAGTTGTTCCTTTAAAATGATTATAAGCTCCAAAAATACCTAACCCCAAAACTAAAACTGCTGCTGCAGCTTTGATGAACTTAAAATTCCAGTTATTGCTTTTTTTGTTTTCTTTTTGTTCAATTTTATTCCAAGTAGCAACAAGAGCAGATTGTAATGTTGCATACGGCATGTTATTTTCAGGTACTTTTAATGCAAGAATCCAAAGTCTAGCTTCTTCGACCAGTTTGGCTCTAGATGGGCTTTCTAATGTCCATCGTTCCCAATCTTGAGCATCAACGTCTGTTCGTACCCAATCCTGGAATGAAACATCGGTTAGGAAGTCTTCGATTTCTGAATAATTATCTCGATTTTGCATTTATAAGTGAGTTTATATTAACATAAAGGACACTTTTGTTGTTCAATACTCGGTAAATTGTGATTTTTTTTAGTTTTTTTTAAATTAAATTTAAGAGAACATCGCTAACACTAGTGATAGCAAGGGATAAGGACTATTCCAATCTTTTCTTAAATTTAATAAAGCACGGTGCAAAAGGTTGTTTGCAGACTGATAATTCATCTTGAAAGTGTCTGCAATTTGATTTACCGTTAGGCCTTGGTGGTAACGTAGGTACAAGGCTTCTTTTTGCCTAGATGGCAATTGATTGATATGTTTATTGAGTTGAGTTGTTCTATCTTTTGTATGCTCATCAATAATTAATTGGTGCTCAATAGAAAAATCAAATAAGAACTCAAGAGAATCAGTAGATTTTGTTTTGCTAAAAATATGATCACGTTCCTGTAATCTCGCAATACGGTTGCGCACACTAGATAACAAATACGCTTTTACATTTGCGTGCTCATTAAGTGAATGCTTGTACAACCACAAGTCTGCAAATACGTCTTGAATGCAATCTTGCACTTTTTCGGTAAAGGGAGAAAAGGAGTTTCCATAACGTACCAACTGCTCATAATATTTCTTGAAAAGGCTCGAAAAAGCTTTCTCATCTCCGGCAATCAGTTGTTGCCAAAGTGTAGTATCATCGATCGTTGTAGTATGTGTAATTTTTAACTTCAAAATTTTGTATTCGGTATCTAATATTATGATTAGGTTAATTTTTTGGTAATTTTACGTTTTAATTAACAAGTAACCAAATATTTTTTGCCAAACTATAGCGATTAGAGAATTTGATGATTAAAAACAAGAAAAAATATTTATTTGCCAGTTTGTTGGGATTAGATTTTTAATTCTACATTTTCGGTATACTGGCTATCCATGAAAAAGAAAGGCTGATTAATAAAATAGATATGTATAATCTCAATTGAAGCCCGATTATGCTCTTAGTTCAAGCTGTTTTTATTCGAAATAGAAAATATAAGGTGGAATTATAAAAATTCAGGGTATTATTTATGATTATAGCCTACAAAAAAACCACCGTTTATTGGTGGTTTAAATTGTATTGAAATCGGTATTCTACCATCAATTAATGTATTTTGAATTGCTTTATAATCTATATCTAAAGCGAATGTAATTTTGTTTTGAATACTAACAAAAAGCTCATGTAGTCAGACACTGTTTACACATGCAAATGATGAGCGATTTTTATCTTGACTGTTTTCAATTACAATTTGCTATAATTGCATTATTTTTTGTTCGATTTATCACTTGCTCGTTAGTTACAATTAGAGAACATTTTTACCTACAATCTGTATTGAAATAGGTCAATTACCTTTTTAAAGTAAAATGACCTCTGTATTCTTTCTTGTCCGCTTTTGTAGCAATAAACCAGTAATCTGTTGAAGGTAGTATCTGTCCGTTGTACGTTCCATCCCAAGACTGGTCTTTCGATAACACCTTAATCAGTTTTCCGTAGCGGTCAAATATTTTCACGATAAAATCTTCTTCAAATTCAGATGACTGAATTCTCCAGGTATCATTGTATCCATCATTATTAGGAGTAAAGAATTTTGGATACATAACTAGGTATACTTCCTCTTCAACATATCCACAACCATTTTTGTCCCTTACAAAAACGGCATATTTCCCAGGAATGAGGTTTTCAAATTGGTTATTATCTTGGTATTTCATTCCGTCAACTGAATATTCGAACGTACCAGTACCACCAACAAGGATAGTAATCGTATTTTGATTGTCCGTCCAATCTTTAGTTTCGATAGAAGAAATTGTTGGTAAAGTAGATTTTTTGACCGTGAAAGATTTAGTACTCGAACAATTGATTGTACCGTAATTGGTAGTTGCTGTCACAGAATAAATACCTGGATCTACAACTGTAATTGAAGGAGTAGTTTCTCCCGTAGACCACAAATAACTATTTTCTGTACCACCTGCAGAAATCGTGATCGAACTGTTTTCGCAAATTGGCACGATGTCACTTATAGGTATGTTGGGTTTTGCAACTACTATTAAGGTTAAAACAGCTACGGCATAGCAAGAGGAATTAGAATTGATTCTGATATAAATTTTATTTGAACCCAAAACCAAATTGTAAGTTGCTGGACTGCTTATTTTTGCTGTGAGTAATTCATTTTCTGCTCCATTTTGTGAAGTGTAAAATGCAAAGGTATGCCCAATTGTGTTTGCAACTACTTTCGAACTATAAGAGGTTAAGTCAACAATTTCTTTCGCATCATTAAGATCATCACAAAGCAATTCTTCATAATCATTTGAGGGTAATGTTGTAATTAAGTCTACTTTCACTGCTAAGCGAGAAACACTTTCGCAACTATTGGCCGTTTGAGAGGCATAATAAATGGTACCATCTGCTATTGGTGTGTTATTTGTCAACAGCAGTCCGTTACTAGCGGAATCATACCATTTTATAGCTGTTCCTGTTACCGTGATACTATTTAAAGTTGGGTTAAGGCTGCTACAAAAAGTTTGATTGGTGCTACCAGTTGGTGCGTTGGTGTTTGTAATAGAAATTAAAACAGGAACCCTCATACTCTCGCAACCGTCAATTGTTTGAGATGCATAGTAAGTGCTTCCATTTTGGATGGTTAGAGTATTTATTTGCTGGCTACCATTAGTGATGCTATCGTACCATTTTATGTTTTGACCAGAAATTGTGATGTCACTTAAAGTTACATTTTGTTGAATGCAATAGGTTTGCGGAGATGTGGCAGTAGGCACAGCTGTGAAATTTGTAAAAGGAATGATAGCTGCAGCTGATGGAGGAGAAATGCATCCAAAACTGTTTTTGATTTTTAACTGATAAGTTGCTGGTAGTACATTATTGGATGTTGCACTCGCTGACCAAGTTACACCATTATCAAAACTATATTCACTTGCTACAGTTTGAATAGTAATTGTTCCATTACTGTTATTACAATCGGGTTGCACAGCAGTAAAATTTGGTGCAAGCGGATAATCTATTGGTGCAAGTATTTCCGCCGCAACTGATGTTGATTCGCAGTAAAAACTGTTTCGAACCTTAACCTGATAATTTCCAGCAATTAATAACCCAGAATTTGGATTGGTTGTATAGGTAATACCATTGTCAAAACTGTATTCAAAAGCCGCACTTGTTATCGTAATCGTTCCAAATGGGTTAGCGCAGGTTGTAGGCTGCACTGCGGTGATTGCTGGAGCCGAAGGTGCATTTGGAGGCGCGTTGATGATTGCCGCAATTGCAAGTGATGGACAACCACTGATTGTTTCTTTTACTACTACTTGATAGGTGCCGGCCGTAAGTGGTCCTGAGGTGTTTGAACTGCTCCATGTTACTCCATTATCAAAGCTAAAAAGTGCAGCAAAACTAGTTACCGAAATCTTTCCAGTAGAAGTTGTACAGTTTAATGGATGTGTTACAGCTACAACAGGAGCATTGGCAACAGTTGGTTTAACGTTGATAGTAACCGAACTTGCTAGTGAAAGACATCCTGAGGCATCTTTTATTTTAATCGAATAATTTCCAGCAGGCAAATCAGTTTGAGTTTTGGAAGTGCTAAAAGTGTTTCCATCATCAAAACTATAAAACGCCGCATTTGTGGTAATTGTAATCGTACCTGTTGCGGTAGAACAATTGGGTTGCACTACAGTATAAAGTGGAGCAGCAAGGTTGCTGGAGGTTGCTTTTATTATAGCTGTAGCTGGATCAGAAATACATCCTGCAGCATTTTTAATTTTTACCTTGTAATCGCCAACCAACAAATCAGATTTGGTATTTGTAGTTACATAAGATAGGCCATTATCAAAACTGTAATAAGAGGCTGGAGTTGTAATTGTGATAGCACCATATAAGTTATTGCAACCAGGGTTGGTTACAGTAAAAGTGGGCGCTGCAATCACGGTGCCAGAGTTAAGTGTTACAGTTGCTGATTTCGAGCCACATGTAGAGGTACTACTTCTAGTTTTGATAAAATAGGTTCCTGCCGCTAAATTTATTTTGGTAGGACTGCTAGTCCATGTTACTCCATCATTAAAACTATATTCACTTGCGGTCGTAACTACTGTTATGCTTCCATCAGTTGTTCCGCAGGAAGTTGGCTGAGTTGCACTAGTGATTGGTGCTGTATTAGTTGCTGGAGGATAACCAATAGAGGTATTCTGTGCGTTAGATTCACATCCTATTGAACTTTTA encodes the following:
- a CDS encoding FecR family protein, which translates into the protein MQNRDNYSEIEDFLTDVSFQDWVRTDVDAQDWERWTLESPSRAKLVEEARLWILALKVPENNMPYATLQSALVATWNKIEQKENKKSNNWNFKFIKAAAAVLVLGLGIFGAYNHFKGTTGNDILHNRVIINNQEEIVEQTNNTNEAQTITLSDGSSVLLQPKSKLSYPKLFIGNKRKVYLSGEGFFEISKNPKRPFLVYANEIVTTVVGTSFRISAFKEEPNVQVLVRTGKVKVQSNKLPLNSVKNKEITLLPNEAIRFTKKSEVFNKITDITKDKQLNDVLKPIEQLSFEFTDTPVSQIFKTIEQAYLVNITFPKEKLKDCHLTTSLNDQPLPEKLKIICRALGNSTSYEMNQNQINISSDGCN
- a CDS encoding SusC/RagA family TonB-linked outer membrane protein: MKKLVVQQRLFYRIMKITLFQLLLAVVFSTVTLANSVKGQKKLDTKVTLSINNMTLSNALAKLEKASNVRFSYNSRISQLNQVVTINATDEMLSSILSSILEPLNIKYSEVSNQIVLQNKIASKSDAWASSTSLIDFTAVAITVKGKVLDEKGFPLPGATVLIKGTKTAVLTDIDGNFTITVPSNTSRLVISYIGMETQEVTAKSSNLTIIMNESGQALDEVVVTTGYEKTSKRTFTGAVSKISGKDLLVEGVVDISRMIEGKAAGVTVQNVTGTFGTAPKITVRGSSSIFGDTKPLWVIDGIVQEDIVNLSFADLASGNSATLLSSSIAGLNPNDVLSIEVLKDASATSIYGSRSLNGVVVVTTKQGRRESPLSVSYSLEQTARLVPNYSQYDILNSQETMSILQEIKAKGFLELPDTAQGRYGGVYNILSNQINTYDATSGQYGVKNDAPSRNAFLKKYELANTDWFGALFRPSITQNHSLSFSGGGQNNAYFASLGFYNDPGWTIADGVSQITTNIKNTFFLNDKLSLTLSTQASVRDQSAPGSYDSLKDGVTGSTTRDFDINPFNYVLNTSRTLRPYDDNGNLEYYRNNWAPVNILNELENNYMDIKVKDIRFQADLSYKINKHLTYNFTTNARFANTTREHNILEGSNIVGAHNAQETTIVRDANIFLYQNPDDLTAPKVSVLPNGGILRSFTNDLTSYNVRNSFSYKNVIASKHEVDALFGTELRYVDRNSNNFTAYGLQYDRGLTAFTDPRILEKLINGGESYYAFNTERERTVGLFGKVGYTYDRRYTGSVTGRYDGSNRQGNSNASRWLPTYTFSGKWNAKEEKFLKNIESISNLGLRGSYGLTATAGPATNSLAIYKSFIADRLNLADRETGLNIDQLQNSDLTWEKQFETNIGLDLGLFNNRIQFTTDVYSRKAFDLVDFVTTSGVGGQKIKQGNNANMETKGIEMSLTTKNLRDTRLKWSTTLNLSVYNQKITKLQNNPEVLGLVNGTGGNTLGHPRNALYSYQFTGLNTQGLPTFVMADGQDDKIAGANFQDSNDVTKYLKYEGSIEPNKSAGISNTFTYDNWSLNIFIVASGGNKVRLNPIYSDKYDDLKVFTKEFTNRWINAGDEALTNIPVIADQRLVANYASESKDLTRAYNAYNFSDVRVADGSFVRLKNVSISYEFPKDLKKKLGVNVFTLKGSTANPLLIYSDKRLNGQDPEFYRSGGVSQPITSQYTFSINVSF
- a CDS encoding RNA polymerase sigma factor — translated: MKLKITHTTTIDDTTLWQQLIAGDEKAFSSLFKKYYEQLVRYGNSFSPFTEKVQDCIQDVFADLWLYKHSLNEHANVKAYLLSSVRNRIARLQERDHIFSKTKSTDSLEFLFDFSIEHQLIIDEHTKDRTTQLNKHINQLPSRQKEALYLRYHQGLTVNQIADTFKMNYQSANNLLHRALLNLRKDWNSPYPLLSLVLAMFS